A genomic segment from Eremothecium gossypii ATCC 10895 chromosome III, complete sequence encodes:
- a CDS encoding ACR276Cp (NOHBY334; No homolog in Saccharomyces cerevisiae; Syntenic homolog of Kluyveromyces lactis KLLA0F07755g), with protein MLNQPSADRRNSMNQKIRYQQHQQPQPAKFSATVGTVTSTQNISREARAKLNCMKSFMNDPIFFVEPYYQAPALPLQGQIAQQASSPIVSPGQVHSFLDRSGLTAQHHGYMQLQAGTARLAAPDMYARYHYLDQQTAQAPYTQRHYHQMRAKSQLQGQSNRSW; from the coding sequence ATGCTAAATCAGCCTTCCGCTGACCGCAGAAACAGCATGAACCAGAAGATCCGCTACCAACAGCACCAACAGCCACAGCCTGCAAAGTTCTCTGCAACGGTCGGGACGGTGACGTCAACCCAGAATATCAGTCGAGAAGCCAGGGCAAAGTTGAATTGTATGAAGTCCTTTATGAATGATCCCATATTCTTCGTAGAACCTTATTATCAGGCGCCTGCGCTGCCCTTGCAGGGCCAGATAGCACAGCAGGCATCAAGTCCGATAGTATCGCCAGGCCAAGTTCACAGCTTTCTAGATAGGTCAGGGCTCACAGCGCAGCATCACGGCTACATGCAGCTTCAGGCGGGAACCGCTAGGCTTGCAGCCCCAGACATGTACGCTCGGTACCATTATTTGGACCAGCAAACAGCACAAGCGCCCTACACCCAAAGACATTATCATCAAATGCGAGCTAAATCGCAATTGCAGGGCCAGAGTAACCGGAGCTGGTAA
- the SYN8 gene encoding syntaxin (Syntenic homolog of Saccharomyces cerevisiae YAL014C (SYN8)) — translation MVYILELSYEIDKLRNLVDERSRLVEVLKIQPSANDNIQLKKHLNKVLGMLRELSKDILHSRDEGLRGLVERYNDCLSDIPDGLIEKSDYMFELGRMPDSGDDSPPDMKRVRFQDKLDVHEAQNYEERVFPPYKDDPEAALDREREQLLQGGTAGGRTTHSPFTNQDLFMQQQQQLMEQDTHLEHLAASVHQSHRISTGIHREVTEQNEGILTDLESMLNNSGQRLDRAKKRLVIFERTVRDKGHCILIVILIFILLLIVIVF, via the coding sequence AAGTACTAAAGATTCAACCCTCTGCCAATGATAACATACAATTAAAAAAACACCTGAACAAGGTGCTAGGTATGCTCCGGGAACTTTCGAAGGATATTTTGCATTCAAGAGATGAAGGACTCAGGGGTTTGGTAGAGAGGTATAATGACTGCCTTTCGGATATACCAGATGGGCTGATCGAAAAGAGTGATTATATGTTTGAGCTGGGACGGATGCCTGATTCTGGGGACGACAGCCCCCCAGATATGAAGCGAGTACGCTTCCAGGACAAGCTGGACGTCCATGAGGCGCAAAATTATGAAGAACGGGTATTCCCGCCCTACAAAGATGACCCCGAGGCCGCGCTAGACAGGGAGCGCGAGCAGTTGTTACAAGGTGGAACTGCCGGTGGAAGGACTACACACTCGCCTTTTACCAATCAGGACCTTTTcatgcagcagcagcagcagctaaTGGAGCAGGACACCCATTTAGAGCACCTGGCCGCTTCAGTGCATCAGAGTCACCGTATATCTACGGGCATACACAGAGAGGTAACAGAACAGAACGAGGGAATTCTAACGGATCTCGAGAGCATGTTGAACAACTCCGGACAGAGGCTGGACAGAGCTAAGAAACGGCTTGTTATATTTGAGAGGACTGTTAGAGATAAAGGCCATTGTATATTGATAGTCATCTTGATATTCATATTGTTGCTGATTGTCATCGTGTTTTGA